The Coturnix japonica isolate 7356 chromosome 6, Coturnix japonica 2.1, whole genome shotgun sequence genomic sequence GCCATTACAACTGCgtaggaaacaaacaagaaatcaGACACTCCCACTGCTCTTTATCCCACTAGTACAGGATTTCAGGGAGGAATATTTAACCTCAGCTTAAAACACTTTAAGACTTTCTGTGCACActtattttagaaagcaaatgccAGCATTCTGTAGGTTCTGTAAGCACATAGTATTGGGTTATTGTGCTTTTTACATCATATTTACCTTTTCAAGGCCACAGTGTTAtgttctgtgcttctctttTCAGGCAGAGACAGCTTCCCATAGGTGCTGATTATGGCTGCAATTTATCAAGCAGCATATAGAGGAGCTGCTCTCTTCTGCAGGTCACACTCTACCTATGTTAGAAAAATGAGGTAAGTTCTCACCTAATTCTTGTTTGCACTGAGCCCAGGATTTAGCACTCTTGCGTTCACTGTCATGAGCAGCCTTACCCAAATGTAATGCCAGCTTTCATCTTGTAGCAGTTTAGTGATACAGGAGTGCTGCGTGTACTTTGTAAATGGGAGTGGTCAGAATCTCTCCACTCCCTTCACTGTGGAGGAGAGCTAATTGTCTTAGGCTGAAACTCTCTAAATGAGTACCTGTGGTTGCcaaagaacttgaaaaaaataaaaataaaaatcaggcaGACCTGAAGGGATGCTGCTCACCTCATTTAAAGACTACTTCAGACAGTCTGGAAGAAGCACAGAGTCACATCTATAAAAGAGCCCTCTTGGACTGACAGACTTGGGTTACATCTTGGGTCTGCTCTGCCTGAAATAAATGTGCCCAAATAAGCATAGCATAGATAATATCGACACAATCTTGAATTCATCTTcccaatttttttcttactgcagaTACTTAAATAAGCTAAAGGAAGATGACAGCTTGTGTAGACAAGCCCAGACCTCCGGAACTTTCTACCTCTTTCACAATCTCTCACCCTTCCTGCGGAAAGTCGGGAAGAAGTATTTGATaccacagctcagtgcagcaggtAAGCAGGTGTCCAGACAGGGCACCTCCTGGGTCACACAGCTCAAATGATACGGGGTCATTTCCAATAAGCAACACCTTACCTGGGTTAAAAATCAATCAAGACATGCATGGAACACCCTGTTATATACCGTATGCTGTTTGTTATCAAAAAAGACTATTTGAAGTTAACACCTTAGCACATTGACGTGAGCTCGTGCTCCTCACGTGCATATGGTATCAAAATATGCCTGAGCTGCTTTGagattattaattttaaatatttgggACCATAACTTCTGAAGAGCTGGCAGGATAACAGACAACAAATTCTGTTACCAAAGCAGGGGAAAGTTTTGAGAAAAAGTTATTAACTGGCATAAGAGAGAAATGGAATGGACAGCTGTTCCTCAAGCATAAGAACATACGCATCTTTAGCTTGACATGGTCAAAAGATCCAGCATCTAGGAAGGACACTGCACCTTTGGTCTCCACCACTGCTCTCCCATGAGCACTCTGCCTCAGATTGCACAAGTCTTGGCAATGCAGAAAGAGCATCACGGACGTGCAAATTAACTTTCCTTAtggcttttccttcccatttctcctgctctttagaaatgaaaaggatCCTGGAGAAATTCAAAGAGACTGAACAGTGGATAGAGAAGTCGGTGCTGATCGGTTGTTCAGATGAGCATGTACCACACTTTGCCCTGGATTTAGGTTGGGATGATCCTCTTCCATCTGCGTTGGCATCACATTTGATGCACTGAGATGAAAATGCTGCTGAGGCAGCGTCCCTTCTCTGTGCTGGGTGATTATTTACTGCCAAGAGGACTCAGTCAGTCCTCTGCAGGAGCTGCGGTGAGCACAGTGATTGAGCCACCAGACTgtggctcagctgtgctgtggatCCTCTGGGTGTGTTTGTAAAGGTGGGCTGTTTGCAGGTCACTTAACATTTGGAAATGTGTACCACTGAAGTGATGTCACTTCCATGGGGACTTCCAGAAATTGTATACCGGAACAATGAAGGGTGTAAAGTTGGGATTAGAGCTGCAGTTCATGAGATCAcagatttgttgttttttttttaagcaggagCTTCGGAAAAATCAGTTATTGAGGCTGAGCTCAAAGGATCGTTCACTGACTTACGAAAGGCTCTCTTTGTAGTGGATGAGAAGGATTCTACTTTGCTGGCCTCGGTACAGTGCAGGATTTGTAACCTCAAGAAGTTATTATTCCTAGCATCTCTTTGTCTCCCACATTACTTTATGACTTGATATGTATTATGGAAGTATCTACTGTCAGTTTTTAGCCAATTAGTTACAAGGATGCTATGAATTACAGCTCTTCTCCCAAATTTGCTGTCACAAAATAAGCTGCAATGGGAAGAGAAATAGACAAGTGGCTTACCCATGATTGCAGTAATTTTCCATTTAGCATCAACCTGCTGTACACCCAGCATGAAGTACACtgatctcagcagcagcagtagtcTCAGCAACCCCAGTTTGTCCTCAACAATTAACACACATGGCTTTCCTATTATCCTCTTGGCAAATTGCATTTCAAGAACTGTCATGGATTTTCTGTCAGGGCTGCTCTGTTACAACTGCACACTTACAAGTTATTACTTTCAAGACTCCCTGTTTGGAAGACCTAAGGAAAGATTTGTGTGTGAAAATTAAGCACCCAAATGGATAAGCGGaaataattaatgtttcttttcctgctctgtaaCATTTCTGATGCTTGGGTTATTTTTCCCAAAAGGTATCTGGGGCTGCTGTCTCCTTAGGATAGTTTGGTTCTTATCAGtacccccattatatcccaaTAAGGAACAACTCTTCCTCCAACCCCCCCTTAAAATGATGAAATCTGGATGCTAGAGCAGTACACATAAAACACCAATTGCAGAAGACTCTTTATCAGAACAGTGGCCATATTTCATTTACCTCATAGAGGCTTCCAAATGTAATCAGAGTTCACACCCGTAACAGCATGCTggggagaaagcagcaaagcatcACTCAGGGGGACTGCTCTGAGTCATCTCCTGGTTCTGGGTGTCCATAggtctgtatttttttttcttcacaggcCCAGGCCCTTCTCCGGTGGCATGATTCCCACCAGTACTGTAGCAAAACTGGGCAGCCAACTCAGAAAAATATAGCTGGCAGCAAGCGTGTGTGCCACGCCAGTGGAATTACTTATTACCCACAGGTAAGCACAAGGTTTCTGCTGGGCCATGTGGACAGTGCGGACCCCCCAGCCACTTGCACTTACATGTAAGGTAAGAACTCCTTCCTTTGCTCTTGGGTGCATGTTCTAGGCATCTCCAGTAGTCATCATCTTGGTGTCTGATGGCAGCCGCTGCCTCCTTGCACGACAGCCCTCATTTCCTGAGGGGATGTTCACCGCTCTGTCTGGCTTCTGTGACTTAGGTAAGGCAGCCTCTCGTCCATCACAGTGCCCTCAGATGTGCAGAGCAGCGGGACATCACCCGAGTGCCTGCTCACAAAGGTGAATGATGGTTGATACCACAAAAGTAAAGACTGGGCCAGCATTGTTATTCAGATAGGGTTCAAAATAGTATATATGTGAAGAGAATGGGTGAATTATGAGTACATATCAGTTGCTGTAGCCCTTGATGGTAAGTTTAAGTGTTTGACTTCACAGAACAGAACCCCCAGATACTTCTTGGTCTGTTTTGTGCACCCCCAGATACTGCTTAATCCATTTTGTATCTCATACCATTTGGGTCagaaaaaaccaccaaaactACAGACCTCTTGTTACAGGAGGGAAAATGGcttaaaaagggaaacaaagaggAGCAGCCCCATGTTCTGTCCACTGGCTGCACACAGACAAAATCAAAAGTGTCTCTGATGGCTTTGGTTAAGGGAGGTAAACACTGACAGCAAGGTGCTCAATTCAATGAATAAACTTTCCCAGGTCAGCACAGCCAGAGCTCCCTGCTCACGCTTGATCAGtcagggctggaacacctcAGGAATGAGTGTACCTACAGTTTCTTGCCATGGCTCGCTGCTCTGATAGCACCTGCCCTTACTCAAATATGATTGCTTTTAGGTGAAGCTGTGGAGGAGGCAGCCCGGCGGGAGGTGGCAGAAGAGGTGGGCCTGGAGGTAGAGTCACTCCGGTACTCAGCGTCCCAGCACTGGCCGTTCCCCAGCAGCTGTTTAATGATAGCTTGTCACGCATTGGTGAGGGGACAGCAGTTGAAGGTGAGTGGACTCAGGTTTCTCCGAGGCATTTCAGTGCTAGCCCTACGTAGCAGAATCTCTTTTGGTCCACAGACTTTAACTTAGATAGCATCAGCTCCTCTCTAAATGTTCTTTTCAGCTAGCGTCCTACAAGTGAAGAAGACTGGAAAATAACAATTGCTTCTGTTGTAACATGCAAAACTTTGCACAGGTCACCAGATGTACAAGCCCAGAACACAACgcctctgcatttttttccccacttaacTTTGCAGAGCAGTTACTTTCTATATTCAGAACATTATCTGCTGTAGAACGTGCAGTTTCTGCTACGTTTATTACTGTGCTCAGACACTAGTACTTTGCAGGCTAGTGCCACGATGGAACAGGGCTAACTGACTCGTGGCTTCCCTAAGGAAACACTGGTGGGCAGTCACATCCTCTCCCGTGCTATCATCAACAATTAATTCCAGTGCGGATTAATCACTCCCAGGATTTTAGTATGAGAACTTTGCAGGTGCAAGAGCAAGGGACTGCTGCCTACATTTAAAACTGGCTTAAGGAACTGGTACTCCCCTAACTCTTTCCAGATCAGTATGAacagcctggagctggaggaagCCCGCTGGTTTAGCCTGGAGGAAATCGTGGACGGTCTCAAGCGAGGACCCAAATCTGCAAAGCAAGACAATGGAAGTTTTCTACCCTGGTTCCCTCCCAAGCAGGCCGTTGCTCACCAATTGATTAACGAGTGGGTTAAGCAGCAGACTTCCCAGCCAACTCAGGTGCAGTGACTTCATCAAGCTTATATCTCTACTAGAGTTACTAATGCTTGACACAAAAGCTTCCAAAGCTGAAATCTGTCGTACAGCAGGTATAACCTGATGGCAGTCCTACATATGGATACACAGACCTACACAGCCATTTCTAAACTGATCATCCTCAGACAACTCCTTGCGCAGTGGATCACCTTTGAGATGCATTGACTTGTAGTAAACATACAATAAA encodes the following:
- the NUDT13 gene encoding nucleoside diphosphate-linked moiety X motif 13 isoform X1, which gives rise to MAAIYQAAYRGAALFCRSHSTYVRKMRYLNKLKEDDSLCRQAQTSGTFYLFHNLSPFLRKVGKKYLIPQLSAAEMKRILEKFKETEQWIEKSVLIGCSDEHVPHFALDLAGASEKSVIEAELKGSFTDLRKALFVVDEKDSTLLASAQALLRWHDSHQYCSKTGQPTQKNIAGSKRVCHASGITYYPQASPVVIILVSDGSRCLLARQPSFPEGMFTALSGFCDLGEAVEEAARREVAEEVGLEVESLRYSASQHWPFPSSCLMIACHALVRGQQLKISMNSLELEEARWFSLEEIVDGLKRGPKSAKQDNGSFLPWFPPKQAVAHQLINEWVKQQTSQPTQVQ
- the NUDT13 gene encoding nucleoside diphosphate-linked moiety X motif 13 isoform X2; translation: MAAIYQAAYRGAALFCRSHSTYVRKMRYLNKLKEDDSLCRQAQTSGTFYLFHNLSPFLRKVGKKYLIPQLSAAEMKRILEKFKETEQWIEKSVLIGCSDEHVPHFALDLGASEKSVIEAELKGSFTDLRKALFVVDEKDSTLLASAQALLRWHDSHQYCSKTGQPTQKNIAGSKRVCHASGITYYPQASPVVIILVSDGSRCLLARQPSFPEGMFTALSGFCDLGEAVEEAARREVAEEVGLEVESLRYSASQHWPFPSSCLMIACHALVRGQQLKISMNSLELEEARWFSLEEIVDGLKRGPKSAKQDNGSFLPWFPPKQAVAHQLINEWVKQQTSQPTQVQ
- the NUDT13 gene encoding nucleoside diphosphate-linked moiety X motif 13 isoform X5, yielding MAAIYQAAYRGAALFCRSHSTYVRKMRYLNKLKEDDSLCRQAQTSGTFYLFHNLSPFLRKVGKKYLIPQLSAAEMKRILEKFKETEQWIEKSVLIGCSDEHVPHFALDLAGASEKSVIEAELKGSFTDLRKALFVVDEKDSTLLASAQALLRWHDSHQYCSKTGQPTQKNIAGSKRVCHASGITYYPQASPVVIILVSDGSRCLLARQPSFPEGMFTALSGFCDLGEAVEEAARREVAEEVGLEVESLRYSASQHWPFPSSCLMIACHALVRGQQLKLASYK
- the NUDT13 gene encoding nucleoside diphosphate-linked moiety X motif 13 isoform X3: MAAIYQAAYRGAALFCRSHSTYVRKMRYLNKLKEDDSLCRQAQTSGTFYLFHNLSPFLRKVGKKYLIPQLSAAAGASEKSVIEAELKGSFTDLRKALFVVDEKDSTLLASAQALLRWHDSHQYCSKTGQPTQKNIAGSKRVCHASGITYYPQASPVVIILVSDGSRCLLARQPSFPEGMFTALSGFCDLGEAVEEAARREVAEEVGLEVESLRYSASQHWPFPSSCLMIACHALVRGQQLKISMNSLELEEARWFSLEEIVDGLKRGPKSAKQDNGSFLPWFPPKQAVAHQLINEWVKQQTSQPTQVQ
- the NUDT13 gene encoding nucleoside diphosphate-linked moiety X motif 13 isoform X4, translated to MAAIYQAAYRGAALFCRSHSTYVRKMRYLNKLKEDDSLCRQAQTSGTFYLFHNLSPFLRKVGKKYLIPQLSAAGASEKSVIEAELKGSFTDLRKALFVVDEKDSTLLASAQALLRWHDSHQYCSKTGQPTQKNIAGSKRVCHASGITYYPQASPVVIILVSDGSRCLLARQPSFPEGMFTALSGFCDLGEAVEEAARREVAEEVGLEVESLRYSASQHWPFPSSCLMIACHALVRGQQLKISMNSLELEEARWFSLEEIVDGLKRGPKSAKQDNGSFLPWFPPKQAVAHQLINEWVKQQTSQPTQVQ